A section of the Streptomyces sp. NBC_00178 genome encodes:
- a CDS encoding DUF192 domain-containing protein — MGTWRDGGGTLTVGTDTGVREVPLRIAASYRARARGLLGADGVDGALLITPCGSIHTFRMRFTIDVAYLDRKFGVIAVRTMKPGRLGLPRLRARHVVEAEAGAMASWGLRPGACVRVSAAAAEVSPPAP; from the coding sequence ATGGGGACATGGCGGGACGGCGGCGGGACACTGACGGTCGGGACGGACACCGGGGTGCGGGAGGTTCCGCTGCGGATAGCGGCGTCGTACCGGGCGCGGGCGCGGGGGCTCCTCGGTGCCGACGGTGTGGACGGGGCCCTGCTGATCACCCCGTGCGGGAGCATCCACACCTTCCGGATGCGGTTCACCATCGATGTGGCCTACCTGGACCGGAAGTTCGGCGTGATCGCGGTGCGCACGATGAAGCCCGGACGGCTGGGCCTGCCCCGGCTCCGCGCCCGTCACGTGGTCGAGGCGGAGGCGGGGGCGATGGCGTCCTGGGGCCTGCGGCCGGGGGCGTGCGTGCGGGTCTCGGCGGCCGCTGCGGAGGTTTCACCGCCTGCGCCGTGA
- a CDS encoding A24 family peptidase: MDATLIAVAALWGAAAGLLLPRAAYRFSVEPEEPWRDACPAGHALTGPARGWLGATRCAACAVAVPSAPVGGAATAPARPAPPRYAPGVAAPVATALACAALAAATGTRPEAAVWLLLAPVAVLLAVIDRRVHRLPDPLTLPLAGAAALLLGVAALLPEHGGSWLSALLGGAVLGGFYFLLFLINPNGMGFGDVKLALALGVGLGWYGWAVLCVGGFAGFLFGALYGAGLMLLRRAGRRTGIPFGPFMIAGALLGLLFGGLAA, translated from the coding sequence GTGGACGCCACACTGATTGCGGTCGCCGCGCTCTGGGGCGCCGCCGCCGGACTGCTGCTCCCGCGCGCCGCGTACCGCTTCTCGGTCGAGCCCGAGGAGCCCTGGCGCGACGCGTGCCCGGCCGGGCACGCGCTCACCGGCCCGGCCCGCGGCTGGCTGGGCGCGACGCGGTGCGCGGCCTGCGCCGTGGCCGTCCCCTCGGCCCCCGTGGGCGGTGCGGCCACGGCCCCCGCGCGCCCCGCGCCCCCGCGCTACGCCCCCGGCGTCGCCGCGCCCGTCGCCACCGCGCTGGCCTGCGCGGCCCTCGCCGCCGCGACCGGCACCCGCCCGGAGGCCGCCGTATGGCTGCTCCTCGCGCCGGTCGCGGTACTGCTGGCCGTCATCGACCGCCGGGTCCACCGGCTGCCCGACCCCCTGACGCTGCCCCTGGCGGGCGCCGCGGCCCTCCTCCTGGGGGTCGCCGCGCTGCTCCCGGAACACGGCGGATCCTGGCTCTCGGCCCTGCTCGGCGGAGCGGTTCTCGGCGGCTTCTACTTCCTGCTCTTCCTGATCAACCCGAACGGCATGGGCTTCGGCGACGTGAAGCTCGCCCTCGCGCTGGGCGTGGGGCTCGGCTGGTACGGCTGGGCCGTCCTGTGCGTGGGCGGTTTCGCCGGGTTCCTGTTCGGCGCCCTCTACGGGGCGGGGCTGATGCTGCTGCGCCGGGCGGGCCGCAGGACGGGCATCCCCTTCGGCCCGTTCATGATCGCCGGAGCGCTTCTCGGGCTGCTGTTCGGAGGCCTCGCCGCCTGA
- a CDS encoding class I SAM-dependent methyltransferase, producing the protein MTGSAETSASDARFDALVAEAAAAPVDGWDFSWFDGRATEERPSWGYARALADRLGTARAALDIQTGGGEVLASAPVLPPLTAATESWPPNIARATALLHPRGAVVVADTDEPPLPFGDHAFDLVVSRHPVTTWWEEIARVLRPGGTYFSQQVGPESVFELVEYFLGPRTAEERGARDPRAARREAEAAGLEVSDLRAERLRVEFHDIGAVVHFLRKVVWMVPGFTVDAYLPQLRSLHRLIEAEGPFVAHSARFLIEARKPGGPATSPARR; encoded by the coding sequence ATGACCGGATCAGCCGAGACCTCCGCATCCGACGCCCGTTTCGACGCCCTCGTCGCCGAGGCCGCCGCCGCGCCCGTGGACGGCTGGGACTTCTCGTGGTTCGACGGGCGCGCCACCGAGGAGCGGCCCTCGTGGGGCTACGCGCGCGCCCTGGCGGACCGGCTGGGCACGGCCCGTGCCGCGCTCGACATCCAGACGGGCGGGGGCGAGGTGCTCGCCTCCGCGCCCGTGCTCCCGCCCCTGACGGCCGCGACCGAGTCCTGGCCGCCCAACATCGCCCGTGCCACCGCGCTCCTGCACCCGCGCGGCGCCGTCGTCGTCGCGGACACCGACGAGCCGCCGCTGCCCTTCGGCGACCACGCCTTCGACCTGGTCGTCAGCAGGCATCCGGTCACCACGTGGTGGGAGGAGATCGCCCGGGTGCTGCGGCCGGGAGGCACGTACTTCTCCCAGCAGGTCGGCCCGGAGAGCGTGTTCGAACTCGTCGAGTACTTCCTCGGCCCCCGGACCGCCGAGGAGCGCGGAGCCCGGGACCCGCGCGCTGCACGGAGGGAGGCCGAGGCGGCCGGGCTCGAGGTGTCCGACCTGCGTGCCGAGCGGCTCCGCGTCGAGTTCCACGACATCGGCGCCGTCGTCCACTTCCTCCGCAAGGTCGTCTGGATGGTGCCGGGATTCACCGTCGACGCCTACCTCCCCCAACTCCGTTCCCTGCACCGGCTGATCGAGGCCGAGGGCCCGTTCGTCGCGCACAGCGCCCGCTTCCTGATCGAGGCGAGGAAACCCGGGGGACCGGCAACGTCCCCCGCCCGAAGGTGA
- the mgrA gene encoding L-glyceraldehyde 3-phosphate reductase, translated as MTDSLSYLADTSRYDSMEYRRTGRSGLKLPAVSLGLWHNFGDDRALGTQRAILRRAFDLGVTHFDLANNYGPPPGSAELNFGKLFRQDFAPYRDELVISTKAGYQMHPGPYGEWGSRKYLLSSLDASLGRMGLDYVDIFYSHRFDPHTPLEETMGALASAVHQGKALYVGISSYKAAQTAEAARLLREMGVPALIHQPSYSMVNRWVEADGLLDTLEAAGMGCISFAPLAQGLLTDKYLSGIPEGSRASQGKSLDPGLLSEEMVRRLRGLNEIARGRGQSLAQMALNWVLRDGRMTSALIGASSVGQLEQNVAALAAPALTAAEIEEIDTFAVDTASTNIWANRG; from the coding sequence GTGACTGATTCCCTCTCCTACCTCGCCGACACCTCGCGCTACGACTCGATGGAGTACCGCCGCACCGGCCGCAGCGGGCTCAAGCTCCCCGCCGTCTCCCTCGGGCTCTGGCACAACTTCGGCGACGACCGCGCCCTCGGCACGCAGCGGGCGATCCTGCGCCGCGCCTTCGATCTCGGCGTGACGCACTTCGACCTGGCCAACAACTACGGGCCGCCGCCCGGCTCGGCGGAACTGAACTTCGGCAAGCTGTTCCGCCAGGACTTCGCCCCCTACAGGGACGAGCTCGTGATCTCCACCAAGGCCGGGTACCAGATGCACCCCGGCCCGTACGGCGAGTGGGGGTCGCGCAAGTACCTGCTGTCCTCGCTCGACGCCTCGCTCGGGCGCATGGGCCTGGACTACGTCGACATCTTCTACTCGCACCGCTTCGATCCCCACACCCCGCTCGAGGAGACGATGGGGGCCCTCGCCTCCGCCGTCCACCAGGGCAAGGCGCTGTACGTCGGCATCTCCTCCTACAAGGCGGCGCAGACCGCCGAGGCGGCCCGGCTCCTGCGCGAGATGGGTGTGCCCGCCCTCATCCACCAGCCGTCGTACTCGATGGTCAACCGCTGGGTGGAGGCCGACGGGCTCCTCGACACGCTGGAGGCGGCCGGCATGGGCTGCATCTCCTTCGCGCCGCTCGCCCAGGGCCTGCTCACGGACAAGTACCTGTCGGGCATCCCCGAGGGTTCGCGCGCCAGCCAGGGGAAGTCCCTGGATCCGGGGCTGCTGTCGGAGGAGATGGTGCGGCGGCTGCGCGGGCTGAACGAGATCGCGCGGGGGCGCGGGCAGTCCCTGGCGCAGATGGCGCTGAACTGGGTCCTGCGTGACGGCCGGATGACGTCGGCGCTGATCGGGGCGTCGAGCGTGGGGCAGCTGGAGCAGAACGTGGCGGCGCTCGCCGCACCGGCGCTGACCGCCGCCGAGATCGAGGAGATCGACACCTTCGCGGTGGACACGGCGAGCACGAACATCTGGGCCAACCGGGGCTGA
- a CDS encoding isoprenyl transferase: protein MNLRDLVYGLYARRVEGRLDHDQVPKHIGVILDGNRRWAKASGGSAVQGHQAGADKISELLGWCSETDVEVVTLWLLSTDNFDRPEAELTPLLGIIENTVRNLAADGRWRLHHVGTLDLLPARTQTVLKEAEEATADVRGIIVNVAVGYGGRQEIADAVRSLLLEHSAKGTTFEELAEVVSTDLISEHLYTRGQPDPDLVIRTSGEQRLSGFMLWQSAHSEYYFCEVFWPAFRKVDFLRALRDYAARHRRYGS, encoded by the coding sequence GTGAACTTGCGCGACCTGGTGTACGGGCTCTACGCACGCCGGGTGGAAGGCCGCCTGGACCACGACCAGGTGCCCAAGCACATCGGCGTCATCCTCGACGGCAACCGACGGTGGGCGAAGGCGTCCGGCGGCTCGGCCGTGCAAGGACACCAGGCCGGAGCGGACAAGATCTCCGAGCTCCTCGGCTGGTGCAGCGAGACCGACGTCGAGGTCGTCACACTCTGGCTGCTCTCCACGGACAACTTCGACCGGCCCGAGGCCGAGCTCACCCCCCTGCTCGGCATCATCGAGAACACCGTGCGCAACCTGGCCGCCGACGGCCGCTGGCGGCTGCACCACGTCGGCACCCTCGACCTGCTGCCCGCCCGCACCCAGACCGTCCTCAAGGAGGCCGAGGAGGCCACGGCGGACGTCCGAGGGATAATCGTCAACGTCGCCGTCGGCTACGGCGGACGCCAGGAGATCGCGGACGCGGTGCGCTCCCTGCTCCTGGAGCACTCCGCCAAGGGCACGACCTTCGAGGAACTCGCCGAGGTCGTCTCCACGGACCTCATCTCCGAGCACCTCTACACCCGCGGACAGCCCGACCCCGACCTGGTGATCCGCACCAGCGGCGAACAGCGGCTGTCCGGCTTCATGCTCTGGCAGAGCGCCCATTCGGAGTACTACTTCTGCGAAGTTTTCTGGCCGGCCTTCCGCAAGGTCGACTTCCTTCGCGCCCTCCGCGACTACGCGGCACGGCACCGGCGCTACGGGTCCTGA
- a CDS encoding PhoH family protein, which produces MVTSTKRRMPDRRTYVLDTSVLLADPNAMARFDEHEVVLPIVVVTELEAKRHHPELGYFARQALRLLDDFRVRYGRLDAPIPLGDLGGSLRVELNHSDPGVLPAGYRLGDNDSRILAVARNLQAEGYDVTVVSKDLPLRIKASSVGLLAEEYRAELAITDSGWTGMSELAVAAEQVDLLFTEETLFIPEAAEYPVHTGLVLQSERGKALGRVTADGNVRLVRGDREAFGIHGRSAEQRIALDLLLDPDVGIVSMGGRAGTGKSALALCAGLEAVLERRQHKKVMVFRPLYAVGGQELGYLPGSEAEKMSPWAQAVFDTLSAVAGREVIEEVLGRGMLEILPLTHIRGRSLHDAFVIVDEAQSLERNVLLTVLSRIGANSRVVLTHDVAQRDNLRVGRYDGVVAVVEKLKGHPLFAHVTLTRSERSQIAALVTEMLEDGHI; this is translated from the coding sequence GTGGTGACCAGCACTAAGCGCCGCATGCCCGACAGGCGCACCTATGTTCTCGACACCAGCGTCCTGCTGGCCGACCCCAACGCCATGGCCCGGTTCGACGAGCACGAAGTCGTGCTGCCGATCGTCGTGGTCACGGAGCTGGAGGCCAAAAGGCACCACCCCGAGCTCGGATACTTCGCCCGGCAGGCCCTGCGCCTCCTGGACGACTTCCGCGTCCGGTACGGCCGGCTGGACGCCCCGATCCCGCTCGGGGATCTGGGCGGGTCGCTCCGTGTCGAACTCAACCACTCCGATCCCGGCGTACTGCCCGCCGGCTACCGGTTGGGGGACAACGACTCACGGATCCTCGCGGTCGCACGCAACCTGCAGGCCGAGGGATACGACGTCACCGTCGTCTCCAAGGACCTGCCGCTCCGGATCAAGGCGTCGTCGGTCGGTCTCCTCGCCGAGGAGTACCGCGCCGAACTGGCCATCACCGACTCCGGCTGGACCGGCATGTCGGAACTGGCCGTCGCCGCCGAACAGGTCGACCTCCTCTTCACGGAGGAGACCCTCTTCATCCCCGAGGCCGCCGAATACCCCGTGCACACCGGACTGGTTCTCCAGTCCGAGCGCGGCAAGGCCCTCGGCAGGGTCACGGCCGACGGAAACGTGCGCCTGGTGCGCGGCGACCGCGAGGCCTTCGGCATCCACGGACGCAGCGCCGAACAGCGCATCGCGCTCGACCTGCTCCTCGACCCGGACGTCGGCATCGTCTCGATGGGCGGCAGGGCGGGCACCGGCAAGTCCGCCCTCGCGCTCTGCGCGGGCCTGGAAGCCGTGCTGGAGCGGCGCCAGCACAAGAAGGTGATGGTCTTCCGGCCGCTGTACGCGGTCGGCGGGCAGGAGCTCGGCTATCTCCCCGGCAGCGAGGCCGAGAAGATGAGCCCCTGGGCGCAGGCCGTCTTCGACACACTGTCGGCGGTCGCCGGACGCGAGGTCATCGAAGAGGTCCTGGGACGCGGGATGCTGGAGATCCTGCCGCTCACCCACATCCGGGGCCGCTCGCTCCACGACGCCTTCGTGATCGTCGACGAGGCGCAGTCCCTGGAGCGGAACGTCCTGCTGACCGTCCTGTCCCGCATCGGCGCGAACTCGCGGGTGGTCCTCACCCACGACGTCGCGCAGCGGGACAACCTCAGGGTCGGCCGGTACGACGGAGTCGTCGCCGTCGTCGAGAAACTGAAGGGGCACCCGCTCTTCGCCCACGTCACGCTCACCCGATCCGAGCGCTCGCAGATCGCCGCGCTGGTGACCGAAATGCTGGAGGACGGGCACATCTGA
- a CDS encoding lytic transglycosylase domain-containing protein, protein MSRISVRGFAVASATAVTTVGAVVGVASGSTPAVDDNNFEAAAADTTLLADIPAGQQAQVQTASLTQQADAQASAADAAAKKSAEETARLQAAKDAKSKKAAAEDKLEKEREAKEKEAERASRSSVRDASSFSAQGSYTVAEVQAMARQMIPADQYQCFSNIVNHESTWNYRATNASSGAYGLVQALPGSKMASAGADWQTNPATQIKWGLSYMDGRYGSPCGAWSFWQANNWY, encoded by the coding sequence GTGAGCCGGATCTCGGTCCGGGGGTTCGCCGTGGCGTCAGCCACCGCCGTAACCACCGTAGGCGCCGTCGTAGGCGTTGCGTCGGGCAGCACCCCCGCTGTCGACGACAACAACTTCGAGGCGGCCGCAGCCGACACCACGCTGCTCGCAGACATCCCCGCGGGCCAGCAGGCCCAGGTGCAGACGGCTTCACTGACGCAGCAGGCCGACGCCCAGGCGTCGGCGGCGGACGCGGCGGCGAAGAAGTCCGCCGAGGAGACCGCCCGCCTCCAGGCCGCCAAGGACGCCAAGTCGAAGAAGGCGGCGGCCGAGGACAAGCTGGAGAAGGAGCGCGAGGCCAAGGAGAAGGAGGCCGAGCGCGCGAGCCGGTCCTCCGTCCGCGACGCCTCCTCGTTCTCGGCACAGGGCTCCTACACGGTGGCCGAAGTCCAGGCGATGGCGCGGCAGATGATCCCCGCCGACCAGTACCAGTGCTTCAGTAACATCGTGAACCACGAGTCGACCTGGAACTACCGCGCCACCAACGCGTCCTCCGGGGCGTACGGCCTCGTCCAGGCGCTGCCCGGCTCCAAGATGGCCTCCGCCGGCGCCGACTGGCAGACCAACCCCGCCACCCAGATCAAGTGGGGCCTCAGCTACATGGACGGCCGCTACGGCAGCCCCTGCGGAGCCTGGTCCTTCTGGCAGGCCAACAACTGGTACTAG
- a CDS encoding AI-2E family transporter, with protein MSKLPGWLGRLGAELTEIGARLEERRAEDDRRADEAAVSGSSSTLSTVAAEQVPRPPAYAPSVAARPEPVAAIPWGMRVAAEAGWRLLVLAGTLWVLMRVISAIQLVVLAFVAALLVTALLQPTVVRLRRYGLPRGLATAVTAVLGFVVMGLVGWFVVWQVMDNLDDLSDRVRDGIDELKRWLLDSPFHVTESQINDIAKNLSDTIGTNTEEITSAGLQGVTVMVEVLTGLLLAMFSTLFLLYDGKRIWQWVLKLVPSQARPGVAGAGPRAWRTLTAYVRGTVIVALIDAIFIGLGIYFLDVPMAVPLAVFIFLFAFIPLVGAVVSGALAVVVALVTQGVFTALMVLIVVLAVQQIEGHILQPFILGRAVRVHPLAVVLSVAAGGMIAGIGGAVVAVPLVAVTNAVVGYLRSYSQDASRIHGHGPHGATALSAAQAPAVPAEEPGEPDERPAPADEPPR; from the coding sequence ATGTCGAAACTTCCGGGATGGCTCGGTCGGCTGGGCGCCGAACTCACCGAGATAGGGGCGCGCCTGGAAGAACGCCGCGCCGAGGACGATCGCCGGGCCGACGAGGCCGCCGTGAGCGGCTCCTCGTCCACGCTCTCCACCGTCGCCGCCGAACAGGTGCCGCGCCCGCCCGCGTACGCACCCTCCGTCGCCGCCAGACCCGAACCCGTGGCCGCCATCCCCTGGGGGATGCGCGTCGCCGCCGAAGCCGGCTGGCGGCTCCTCGTCCTCGCGGGCACCCTCTGGGTGCTCATGCGCGTCATCAGCGCCATCCAGCTGGTCGTCCTGGCCTTCGTCGCCGCCCTGCTCGTGACCGCGCTGCTCCAGCCCACCGTCGTACGGCTCAGGCGCTACGGACTGCCCCGCGGACTGGCCACCGCGGTGACCGCGGTGCTCGGCTTCGTCGTGATGGGGCTGGTCGGCTGGTTCGTCGTATGGCAGGTGATGGACAACCTCGACGACCTGTCCGACCGGGTGCGCGACGGCATCGACGAGCTGAAGCGCTGGCTCCTCGACAGCCCGTTCCACGTCACCGAGTCGCAGATCAACGACATCGCCAAGAACCTCAGCGACACCATCGGCACCAATACCGAGGAGATCACCTCGGCCGGACTCCAGGGCGTCACCGTCATGGTGGAGGTCCTCACGGGACTGCTGCTGGCGATGTTCTCGACGCTCTTCCTGCTCTACGACGGGAAGCGCATCTGGCAGTGGGTGCTCAAGCTGGTGCCCTCGCAGGCCCGGCCGGGCGTCGCCGGCGCCGGACCGCGCGCCTGGCGGACGCTGACCGCCTACGTACGCGGCACGGTGATCGTCGCCCTGATCGACGCGATCTTCATCGGGCTCGGCATCTACTTCCTCGACGTGCCGATGGCCGTGCCCCTCGCCGTCTTCATCTTCCTCTTCGCCTTCATCCCGCTGGTCGGCGCCGTCGTATCGGGAGCCCTCGCCGTCGTCGTGGCACTCGTGACCCAGGGCGTGTTCACCGCCCTGATGGTGCTGATCGTCGTGCTCGCCGTCCAGCAGATCGAGGGCCACATCCTGCAGCCCTTCATCCTCGGCCGGGCGGTACGCGTCCATCCGCTCGCCGTCGTCCTGTCGGTCGCGGCGGGCGGCATGATCGCGGGCATCGGCGGAGCCGTCGTCGCGGTGCCGCTGGTCGCCGTGACCAACGCGGTGGTCGGCTACCTGCGTTCGTACAGTCAGGACGCGTCCAGGATCCACGGCCACGGCCCGCACGGAGCCACGGCGCTCTCCGCCGCACAGGCCCCGGCCGTTCCCGCAGAGGAGCCCGGGGAGCCGGACGAGCGGCCGGCCCCCGCGGACGAACCGCCCAGGTGA
- a CDS encoding alkyl hydroperoxide reductase, with the protein MALDELKSAIPDFAKDLKLNLGSVIGNSDLPQQQLWGTVLACAIASRSPKVLRELEPEAKANLSAEAYTAAKSAAAIMAMNNVFYRTRHLLSDPEYGNLRAGLRMNVIGNPGVEKVDFELWSLAVSAINGCGQCLDSHEQVLRKAGVDRETIQEAVKVASVIQAVGVTLDAEAVLAE; encoded by the coding sequence ATGGCACTCGACGAACTGAAGTCCGCCATACCGGACTTCGCCAAGGACCTGAAGCTGAACCTCGGCTCGGTCATCGGCAACAGCGACCTCCCGCAGCAGCAGCTGTGGGGCACCGTCCTGGCCTGCGCGATCGCCTCGCGGTCGCCGAAGGTGCTGCGCGAGCTGGAGCCGGAGGCGAAGGCGAACCTCTCCGCCGAGGCGTACACCGCGGCGAAGTCGGCTGCCGCGATCATGGCGATGAACAACGTCTTCTACCGCACCCGGCACCTGCTGTCGGACCCCGAGTACGGCAACCTCCGTGCCGGTCTGCGGATGAACGTCATCGGCAACCCGGGCGTGGAGAAGGTCGACTTCGAGCTGTGGTCGCTCGCCGTCTCCGCGATCAACGGCTGCGGCCAGTGCCTGGACTCGCACGAGCAGGTCCTGCGCAAGGCCGGTGTCGACCGTGAGACGATTCAGGAAGCCGTGAAGGTCGCTTCGGTGATCCAGGCGGTCGGCGTGACCCTCGATGCCGAGGCCGTCCTCGCCGAGTAG
- a CDS encoding peroxiredoxin — MLTVGDKFPEFDLTACVSLESGKEFEQINHKTYEGQWKVVFAWPKDFTFVCPTEIAAFGKLNDEFADRDAQILGFSGDSEFVHHAWRKDHPDLTDLPFPMMADSKHELMRDLGIEGEDGFAQRAVFIVDQNNEIQFTMVTAGSVGRNPKEVLRVLDALQTDELCPCNWTKGENTLDPVALLSGE; from the coding sequence GTGCTCACTGTCGGTGACAAGTTCCCCGAGTTCGACCTGACCGCTTGCGTTTCGCTGGAGAGCGGCAAGGAGTTCGAGCAGATCAACCACAAGACCTACGAGGGTCAGTGGAAGGTCGTCTTCGCGTGGCCGAAGGACTTCACCTTCGTGTGCCCCACCGAGATCGCCGCCTTCGGCAAGCTGAACGACGAGTTCGCCGACCGTGACGCCCAGATCCTCGGCTTCTCCGGTGACTCCGAGTTCGTGCACCACGCCTGGCGCAAGGACCACCCGGACCTGACCGACCTGCCCTTCCCGATGATGGCCGACTCGAAGCACGAGCTCATGCGTGACCTCGGCATCGAGGGCGAGGACGGCTTCGCCCAGCGCGCCGTCTTCATCGTCGACCAGAACAACGAGATCCAGTTCACGATGGTGACCGCCGGTTCCGTGGGCCGTAACCCCAAGGAGGTCCTGCGGGTCCTCGACGCCCTGCAGACCGACGAGCTCTGCCCCTGCAACTGGACCAAGGGCGAGAACACCCTCGACCCGGTCGCCCTCCTCTCCGGCGAGTGA
- a CDS encoding hydrogen peroxide-inducible genes activator, with protein sequence MAYVNQPNRVKHPSVSQLRAFAAVAEHLHFRDAAAAIGMSQPALSGAVSALEVALGVQLIERTTRKVLLSPAGERLAVRSRAVLEALGELMEEAEAVRAPFTGILRLGVIPTVAPYLLPAVLRLVHERYPELELQVHEEQTSSLLDGLGAGRLDLLLLAVPLGVPGVTELPLFDEDFVLVMEKEHRLAGRVGLPRETLRDLPLLLLDEGHCLRDQALDICREAGRTRGTPVTTTAAGLSTLVQLVAGGLGVTLLPRTAVTVETGRNEALSTGYFSDPAPSRRVALAVRAGSARQEEFEEFASALREAMAPLPVRVPAA encoded by the coding sequence GTGGCGTATGTAAATCAGCCCAACAGGGTCAAACATCCCAGCGTCTCGCAGTTGCGCGCCTTCGCGGCCGTGGCGGAGCATCTGCACTTCCGGGACGCGGCGGCCGCAATCGGGATGAGTCAGCCCGCACTCTCCGGAGCGGTGTCCGCGCTGGAGGTGGCACTGGGTGTCCAGCTCATCGAGCGTACGACCCGCAAGGTGCTGCTCTCGCCCGCCGGGGAGAGGCTCGCGGTGCGGAGCCGGGCGGTGCTGGAGGCCCTGGGTGAGCTGATGGAGGAGGCCGAGGCGGTGCGGGCGCCGTTCACCGGGATACTCCGGCTCGGCGTGATCCCGACGGTCGCGCCGTACCTGCTGCCCGCCGTGCTCAGGCTGGTCCACGAGCGCTATCCCGAGCTGGAACTCCAGGTCCACGAGGAGCAGACCTCCTCACTGCTGGACGGGCTGGGCGCCGGACGGCTGGACCTCCTGCTGCTCGCCGTGCCGCTCGGGGTGCCCGGGGTCACGGAACTCCCGCTGTTCGACGAGGACTTCGTGCTGGTCATGGAGAAGGAGCACCGCCTCGCCGGACGTGTCGGCCTGCCGCGTGAGACGCTGCGCGACCTGCCGCTGCTGCTGCTCGACGAGGGGCACTGCCTGCGGGACCAGGCGCTGGACATCTGCCGTGAGGCGGGCCGCACCCGGGGGACCCCGGTGACGACGACCGCGGCAGGGCTCTCGACCCTGGTCCAGCTCGTCGCGGGCGGGCTGGGGGTGACCCTGTTGCCGCGCACCGCGGTGACGGTGGAGACCGGGCGCAACGAGGCGCTGTCCACCGGCTACTTCAGCGACCCCGCGCCCTCGCGGCGGGTGGCGCTGGCCGTGCGGGCGGGCTCGGCGAGGCAGGAGGAGTTCGAGGAGTTCGCGTCCGCCCTGCGGGAGGCGATGGCCCCGCTTCCGGTCCGGGTGCCGGCGGCCTGA